One Rickettsiales bacterium genomic window carries:
- a CDS encoding ShlB/FhaC/HecB family hemolysin secretion/activation protein translates to MNRLPVPELGTTTVPATPASPDLKMPAGAENIRFVLEGIQLNGITAYPSEEFKPLYKDLEGKKVSLSDIYQVAAAITQRYRHDGYVLSRAIIPAQQIKNGIITITVVEGSVGEVHTQGHYSATNVTQGIISRIQSMHPLNARVLEREVLLLNDLGGVNVRAVLEPVSTGDAAPGTVAIRLVFEEKPGSYSATIDNYGSRYLGPVEGTVNLSKGNLLLPYDLLTIAGIGSLPFSELRYISGQYIMPLAAEGLSLALSGGHGTADPAYRLESFNIHNVSTDAGASLFWKPIRQREENLTFGGGFAVKNVRSNILGSPFYDDNIRELKASAVYNRSDSWHGNNMLDTEIVQGLDLLGASHPGSPNISRAEGKTEFTKLDITANRLQDLTHSFQGYIAFHGQVTNNPLLSSEEFGYGGQSFGRAYDPSEIIGDDGIAGSVELRYNGIPAAIGIVTQPFVFYDVGKVWNIDTAGGSMSGASAGVGLRFATDYHVSGTFTAAQPLTRDVTANSPRTGHNPRLFFSITGQF, encoded by the coding sequence ATGAATCGTCTACCGGTGCCTGAGCTTGGAACAACAACTGTGCCTGCTACTCCGGCCTCACCTGACCTGAAGATGCCCGCCGGAGCGGAAAATATCCGCTTTGTGCTGGAAGGTATTCAACTCAATGGCATCACTGCCTATCCGTCTGAGGAATTTAAACCTTTATACAAAGATTTAGAAGGTAAGAAAGTAAGCCTGAGCGATATTTATCAGGTCGCAGCCGCTATTACCCAGCGTTACCGTCATGACGGTTATGTGCTGTCACGTGCTATTATTCCCGCCCAGCAGATCAAAAATGGTATTATCACAATCACGGTTGTGGAAGGCAGTGTCGGGGAAGTTCATACCCAAGGGCATTACAGTGCAACTAACGTTACGCAAGGCATAATTAGCCGTATACAGTCCATGCATCCGCTGAATGCGCGCGTGCTGGAACGTGAGGTATTGCTACTTAACGATCTGGGCGGGGTGAATGTCCGTGCGGTGCTCGAACCTGTCTCCACGGGGGATGCCGCTCCCGGAACCGTAGCCATAAGACTGGTTTTTGAAGAAAAGCCGGGGAGTTATTCCGCGACGATCGATAATTACGGCTCCCGCTATTTAGGGCCTGTGGAAGGCACTGTTAATCTCAGCAAAGGCAATCTGCTACTGCCCTATGACCTGCTGACTATTGCCGGGATCGGCAGTCTTCCTTTCTCGGAATTGCGTTATATTTCAGGGCAGTATATCATGCCACTCGCAGCAGAAGGATTATCGCTTGCGCTTTCCGGCGGCCATGGCACGGCTGATCCGGCTTATCGCCTGGAATCCTTTAATATTCATAACGTTTCTACCGATGCAGGTGCTTCGCTATTCTGGAAGCCCATCCGTCAGCGCGAGGAAAATCTGACATTCGGCGGTGGCTTTGCGGTTAAAAACGTCCGTAGCAATATTCTCGGAAGTCCATTTTATGACGATAATATAAGGGAGTTAAAGGCTTCAGCCGTTTATAACCGTTCTGACAGCTGGCATGGGAATAACATGCTGGATACGGAAATCGTACAAGGGCTTGATCTGCTTGGTGCTTCCCATCCTGGCTCGCCCAATATATCGCGCGCGGAAGGGAAGACTGAATTCACCAAACTGGATATTACGGCGAACCGTCTGCAGGATCTTACCCATTCCTTTCAGGGATACATCGCATTCCATGGTCAGGTAACAAATAATCCTTTGCTTAGCTCGGAAGAATTCGGCTATGGCGGGCAGAGTTTCGGCAGGGCTTACGACCCTTCAGAAATTATCGGGGATGACGGTATCGCCGGTTCAGTGGAGTTACGTTATAACGGTATTCCTGCTGCCATAGGCATTGTAACGCAACCTTTTGTTTTTTATGACGTAGGCAAGGTATGGAATATCGATACGGCCGGGGGCAGCATGTCCGGCGCTTCCGCTGGTGTTGGCTTACGTTTTGCAACGGATTATCATGTTTCCGGAACTTTTACCGCCGCTCAGCCATTGACGCGTGATGTTACTGCTAATAGCCCACGCACGGGACACAATCCAAGATTGTTTTTCTCCATTACAGGACAGTTTTAG
- the queA gene encoding tRNA preQ1(34) S-adenosylmethionine ribosyltransferase-isomerase QueA: protein MKTALFDFELPPERIATEPVSPRDSARMLVVNHQAFQDSSVLELPDFLQPGNIMVFNNTKVIPARLYGKRGEANIEVTLHKHMGGNSWRVFAKPGKRLRVGDNILFAEDFSARVLEKYESGEVDMLFESENLYTSLERYGTMPLPPYMKRAGQASDKQDYQTIYAQKEGAVAAPTAGLHFTDRLFKKLEEKGVAKAYVTLHVGGGTFLPVKSDDTQGHIMHSEYAEISAETASLLNQARQEGRRIIAVGTTSLRVLESAAKADGTLGAFAGETDIFITPGYRFKAVDVLMTNFHLPCSTLFMLVSAFCGLDTMQAAYRHAIDRKYRFYSYGDACLLIRQALL, encoded by the coding sequence ATGAAGACTGCCTTATTCGATTTTGAACTGCCACCTGAACGTATTGCCACCGAACCGGTTTCGCCGCGCGATAGTGCGCGCATGCTGGTGGTGAACCATCAGGCTTTTCAGGATTCCAGTGTTCTGGAGTTGCCGGATTTTCTTCAGCCGGGCAACATTATGGTCTTCAACAACACCAAAGTGATTCCTGCACGGCTTTATGGAAAGCGTGGCGAGGCAAATATTGAGGTGACGCTCCATAAACATATGGGCGGTAATAGCTGGCGTGTGTTTGCAAAACCCGGAAAGCGTCTGAGGGTAGGGGATAATATCCTGTTTGCAGAGGATTTTTCTGCCCGGGTTCTGGAAAAATATGAAAGCGGCGAAGTGGATATGCTGTTTGAGAGCGAAAATCTCTACACCAGCCTAGAGCGTTACGGCACGATGCCGCTCCCGCCTTATATGAAGCGGGCGGGGCAGGCATCCGATAAGCAGGACTACCAGACTATTTATGCACAGAAAGAGGGAGCCGTTGCCGCACCGACGGCGGGTTTGCATTTCACGGACAGGCTCTTCAAGAAACTGGAAGAAAAGGGCGTTGCGAAAGCTTATGTGACGTTGCATGTCGGCGGGGGCACATTCCTTCCGGTTAAAAGTGACGACACGCAAGGCCATATCATGCATAGCGAATATGCTGAGATTTCAGCAGAAACAGCTTCGCTTCTCAATCAGGCCAGACAAGAAGGCAGGCGTATTATTGCCGTGGGAACCACTTCCCTGCGTGTTCTGGAATCAGCCGCTAAGGCAGATGGAACCCTAGGCGCTTTTGCCGGGGAAACAGATATATTTATTACCCCCGGATACAGGTTTAAGGCTGTGGATGTGCTGATGACAAATTTCCACCTTCCCTGTTCTACTTTATTCATGCTGGTCAGCGCCTTCTGCGGCCTCGATACGATGCAGGCTGCTTATCGTCATGCAATCGATCGGAAATATCGCTTTTATTCTTATGGCGATGCCTGCCTGCTTATCCGGCAGGCTCTTCTGTAG